In Vicugna pacos chromosome 1, VicPac4, whole genome shotgun sequence, a single window of DNA contains:
- the AHSG gene encoding alpha-2-HS-glycoprotein yields the protein MKSLILLFCLAQLWGCLSVPHGPMPAYREPACDDPETEQAALAAVDYINKHLLRGYKHTLNQIDSIRVWPRRPTGEVYEVEIDTLETTCHVRDPTPLANCSVRQMKEHAVEGDCDFHVLKQDGQLSVLSAKCDSSPDSAEDVHRVCPNCPLLAPLNDSRVVHAVEVALAASNAQSNGSYLQLVEISRAQFAPLQAAAVYVEFAVAATDCVAKDVTDPATCNLLAEKQYGFCRGTVTEKVGGAEDVTVTCNLFQTQPVTPQPQPEAPTPVAEADALGLAPVVQPEPEPLEMIPPNPIPEPLNRAHYDLRHAFAGVASVESSSGEAFHVGKTPKGVLPGTPAAGGPGPVIRPCPGRIRYFKI from the exons ATGAAGTCCCTCATCCTGCTCTTTTGCCTTGCTCAGCTCTGGGGCTGCCTCTCTGTCCCGCATGGCCCGATGCCGGCTTATAGGGAGCCGGCCTGTGATGACCCAGAAACAGAGCAAGCAGCCCTGGCGGCCGTGGACTACATCAACAAGCACCTTCTTCGGGGCTACAAGCACACCTTGAACCAGATTGACAGCATCAGGGTGTGGCCGCGG CGGCCCACGGGAGAAGTGTATGAAGTTGAAATAGACACGCTGGAAACCACCTGCCACGTTCGGGACCCCACACCCCTGGCAAACTGCAGCGTGAGGCAGATGAAAGAGCAT GCGGTGGAAGGAGACTGTGATTTCCATGTGCTGAAACAGGATGGCCAGCTTTCCGTGCTGTCTGCAAAATGTGATTCCAGTCCAG ATTCTGCCGAGGATGTGCACAGGGTGTGTCCAAACTGCCCCCTGCTGGCCCCGCTGAACGACAGCCGGGTGGTGCATGCAGTAGAGGTTGCACTGGCTGCCTCCAACGCCCAGAGCAATGGCTCCTACTTACAGCTGGTGGAAATTTCTCGGGCTCAATTTGCG CCTCTTCAAGCTGCTGCTGTCTATGTGGAGTTTGCAGTGGCTGCCACTGACTGTGTCGCTAAAGATGTCACggacccagccacatgcaacctACTGGCAGAAAAG CAATATGGCTTCTGTAGGGGGACAGTCACTGAAAAAGTTGGCGGTGCGGAAGATGTCACTGTGACCTGCAACTTGTTCCAAACACAG CCTGTGACCCCGCAGCCCCAGCCAGAGGCACCCACCCCGGTGGCGGAGGCAGATGCGCTCGGGCTTGCGCCAGTTGTCCAGCCCGAGCCGGAACCCCTGGAGATGATTCCCCCGAACCCCATCCCCGAGCCGCTGAACCGGGCGCACTACGACCTGCGCCACGCCTTCGCGGGTGTGGCCTCAGTGGAGTCGTCCTCAGGAGAAGCGTTCCACGTGGGCAAAACACCCAAGGGGGTGCTGCCTGGCACTCCTGCTGCTGGCGGTCCAGGCCCAGTGATCCGCCCTTGCCCCGGGAGAATCAGATACTTCAAGATCTAG